In Rhopalosiphum padi isolate XX-2018 chromosome 3, ASM2088224v1, whole genome shotgun sequence, the genomic stretch AAGAAAACATATACTTAGTACATATAACTGtacaagaaaaaatgaaaaaaaaaactatattattattgttattataaatattacaatcatggttattgtatatataggtacaaataatgCATCGAGCATACTGTATAACTTATAATCGTTTATATcagctaataaattatataaccaaTCGACTCATCTTTTGGATAGGTATCTGATTTAAAGTTAAACATAAAAAGGACAAGATTTTAATATGTCTGAGAAGAAGGTGGTATTCTTCGGGAAGAGGGCGGTTTATCGAGAAGTCTTCATTATATAGTTCGtcctacataatataggtataacatatGCAATATGGAGATAATACTATGTATCAATTGTAACATTGTAGGGTTGTCCATTTATAGTGTATAGATACGTCCTATTTGGTACATATGTATTgactaataaacataaaatatataatcctaatatatattatataaatataatacatattaattaattattgtccattttaggtatataatgtagataattttatataaacattataatttaattttgtaattcaaattaCTCCTATAGAGTTTATAGAACCacgaataatgttattttttttttctaaattaatttagaaaactTTGAACATCTAAACTTCTGTGATATTCGAAATGTGATTTGTGGTTAGCTAGTTTATCGCTTCACTCAACGACTGGctaatttttttcacataatgttctttaaaatattatgtaaaaacaaaatatgcaattttatttaaacacgtAACTACGTTCAAattgcaaaaatatatatactcgtattattaattttgttaatgaattctaatcataaatatgtaaatatacataaaatctttcataataattgacaataattgtatactatcagtggcgtagccaggattttaaaatggggggaccaaaatactaaaacaacataatcaacaattaacaataacagttcatttttatattaagttgacACAGGCGATGGGGGGTATGGCCCAATGTCCACCCTCCCCATGGAtatatcaaacaattattttttatgatgagTATTATATACCAGTTGTCatatcaaaatacatatattcaaaTGCTTCAAAATCAGTGCTATATATAGATAACCACATTagccattaatattattgtttatttacttaattttaatattcataaaaatatatgtacaaataaaaataataagttttagaGCATCCAactaattaaaaacattcattggaatttagaaaaaaattttataattttgttatacatattttttttttttttttattagcatttaattatttaattatttaaattatagtaggtacaaaaatgtattatcgttGAAATAGGTCGTAAGTACCtgttctgtatttttttttaatgtgtgtatgtgcggggggggggggggtaaaacCACCTAGGCCCCCTAAAGCCTCCACTATTATTACAATGCAGAATGATACCTCCTACACAAGCGACAAGCgcgtatacacatttttaagtgttactattataaattataattattattattatttataataattgtgtataccTGTAAAAACGTGTGTCTGTCCCATATATTATTAGCGACGCATATCTTACTGTATTGAACAAGCGTTATCGCGTTTAGTAGACTGCTTGTAGAATAATACTTAGGAAATAATATCTTTTGAACGTCTCCAAAAGCATGcctagataatttataatacaagcaCACGCCTGAGAAAACGAAAacagattaataaataaacaagccCTGTCATCACTGCTATAGTATTTATAGAgagtacttatatagttatatgactATCTATAATACTTTCAACTCGATCTATTTTACTCACCGGAAATGAATGTCATCCATATATGTATGCCGAAATGCGTACTGAACGTGGCCAAATGCACAATTTTCACCAATCTATTAAGTTTAATTCGTTCAGTTTGCCTCGATGATATCATTGAATCGCCGGGAAACACCAACACAGTGACCAAAACAACAGCCAACGCCATTATAATGTGTGAGGATTGAACGGAGAACAATatcctgaaaaataaaaaacaatcattgttataataaattacagcgAATTCGAGAATACCGACTATTATAATGTGATACACAACATTTGTAACGTCAATACTCAATAGGTATAGGGtttgtataaatgttaataataaattattgattgtgATATATTCgtaattaatgtaatacatatataattatgatataaatatataatcatttattctttACTCTGTCAATCAtacatattgtgtatttttatttagtttttctcACGCTATTTGTTTCCGACTGTCCATTGCCTGTatatgtaaatgtgtaataatattagacaTTAGTATAGTACTTGTTTAACAGGTTGTCaggtttaacataaaaatacctAAGACAATTTAACGCACGacatttattaacttatatttacgtttattactaaattgttttttttttatccatattatttaggattattaatgattataaaatataaagaaaaaaaaataataaacgcttCTATTCCTATACCTACCTGCAGATGCATATCAAAAGTTTTTCttctgtgtacatattataagctataatttaatatattttaatgagctaatttaagtttttaccaAATTGTCTTTTATATCAATACGAATTGTAGatatcgtaaaataaatttcaacaatTTGGACTGTAGAAACTAAGTtttcagatattttatatttttgttttaattgacatttaaataaggcaattataaatttataaataaaagtttcactTTGAAACTAGCATGCACTTTCTTGGTAATGTTTTCAAATGTACTACAGTAAacaaatatacctattgtaaaaataaatatttttaaataaaataaatagcaagACTATGGgtgttaagaggacgtcatacccgcatgtgttgtctctgtcttacaaacgtaaaacatagcaaatttgcgttcagcagaacagattttgtgatgttagatttaatattagagtaaatttacctattatcaaatttaaaggtaagaatattatttagaaaatgtcataggcttttattgatatcttaatttttgagTGAGTTATAGttacgtaaaatattaaaactttaaaatgctcgtaattcggttaaaaattaaaatatcaataaaagcccatgagatgccctagataatattattacctttaagttttataataggtaaattggctctaatattaaatctaacatcacaaaatctattctgctgaacgcaaatttgctatgatctacattagcaagacagagacaacacatgcgggtatgacgtcctcttaagttaaatatttataatgtgctttattattatagctttgtTTAGAAAAGGAAAAATGGcttgtgaacatttttaaaattattgaaaagttattatttacaacaatttttaattcattttattaattataaaacagttattattattttaaattaactatattttgtcAATGAATATGGAACTAAGTATATGATAAATACTCGcacttgattatttttttgtataatagttgAACATAATCAGAtgcctattttttaatattcctaaATTACcgttaattaaaacaaatacaatttatcaggtattatttaaatttaaacataactaGGGTTCGGATTTGAAGGCAAAatcctttttttaataatactaatagaaaaataatttttatatgtagtGTTTCATTTAATATCGAAGAcgatggatatatatatatatttttttgccttttttgtgtttaattttcaattgatCTGATAGTTTTATACACGGCATAGGTACGTATTTTCGGTACAAATCGATAAGAGTTTGTGAAGACGCGCGGCGCATTGTAgatgttatgtttaaaaattattttgaatgggTTTTATTATCGGCAATATTTAACGATATCACTAATACTTTATTGAGttcttaaaatttagaaatcttaatttagataattatttatgtattaatacgcCTCAATAATTTCAGTGGTTGAAGAAAGATATTTTCCCAagtataaaaataggtataaatataagttataacaacagTATATCTTTTCaacgtatttgtattattttatttattattcattagacTCTCTTGAATATTTCGTAAATGCTAAAAAGGTTTTcgatagattattatattatattctattatacatttatactattcaCTGCGTGGTCCgagacaaattaaataatgacattGTCCATTCGATTTATTCTGTCATAaactacacatatttttaacacattttgggtggtatattataattatattgaccgAATATAAAAAACTGTAagattaaaatgaaatacaataaaatattcgttttcCGCGAGTCTACAAATCTCCGGGTGGGCCACTCTGTATAacgcaaaatttaaaaaatcgacTTCTAAATGCACAGCATAATATAGGGTATATATACAGCTGTATGATATACACATCTCAAAACCATGGCTGCCATAGACTTGGCTGTAGATCGCTCACACTGCATTCACATATACAAACACACTATACTCGGTGTactctattaatatatataggtaatatgctCACTTGTAAACCGGATTTTCTCGCAATTTTTCGCATGTTTTGACAATGTATCTAGTCAATGCGTTGCCGCATTCCTCATGGACGGCCGGCGATTGTGTCGTCTCCGACTTTTCTTCGGCCAAATCCTTGTGGGCGACTGCGTCGGTCATCATCGCTGGCAATTTGAATAAATGATGAGGATGACCGTATCCTCGCTTTGACTTGACTGTTCCACTCATTGTCGTCTTCGAAAAAGTGTTTTTACAGAATATAGTGAACGAAAGTAAGTTACTGCAACTTGGCTTTGTGTGTATGCCTATGTGTTTGGGTCCGCGAATCGATCACACGATCGTCGTTTGCAGTGAAAAAGACTGTGTGCACTGTGCACAACACATGAACCGGTCTTATGTTATATAGGCGGCGGCGAAATGGCCTACGTGACCAACGTAAAAGCAGCGTTTACACAACGTCTCGGTTTTCATCACtcaacagtaatattatattgtacgaacACAATTCCGAGTGCTCGCGAGTCCGCCGCCCTTTACTACTAACCAATGGCTTCGCTTCTTGTGGGTTTTGCGtcgcagaataataataataataataacgtgtttcgtaccaaatattttaaaaccttatTATTGAAAGGATGGCGGCCCATTGTTTGGTGGACAATAATACGATTTATCTACCCCTCAAGCAGCgctactataatacatatacgatgtacattgtataacgatttttgttaaaaggaatctttaaatataataacttgtaaaatacaacaattgtattttttttttttagacatagTTAGTTTTACTTTTAACCTTGAACCAACTTTTGTCGGGTGAAAGCGTTTATAATTAAACCCTTCGAAGccgaatacttaatattttttataaacatattatgtcattaaTTAGATAGGTatcttcaatattataatttttatagtttatcatTCTGCagctatttttttcaaattaaaatagtaattatatctatttactACTTAAATCCGGAATCATAATGATTGTTGtgcgataatatttttttattacattgttCAGATCTTTATAAACGAGTTACGAGTTAGATTGatcaaaatacaaattgtaatgtacaatatatatatttttttgtattataatattataccagattatcaataaaaatatattaataagcatCGGTTATATCTTATAACCAGTCTAGTTCCCGCACTTGCCGTGAACATATTTACGGGAAGGGGCGGGCTTGTCGATAGGGGAGGAAAGGTAGGATTCCTCGCACGGTCTCGAATGTTTTAAGGGGCCCGAAAAAAGAGGCaccgtaattaattatattttcgaacaaattttttttgcttatttacaaattttagctGACGTTATGTTAaccaaatgataaaataatatcaaatctcTGTAGTGGCTCCTATATGGAACCACCACTAATAGGGGCCCTTAAGCCTGAATTTTTCTCTCTACGGCCCTGAAGGAGGGGGGGCAATACCGTGtgcatatcatattttatcgaCTGCCAAAAACAGACATCCTAAAATTTACCTAAGTAACCAAGTCTACAAGGGAGGGCATGGCCCCTTTGACCCCCTTTGGATCCGCTCCTGGTACACGACtcattagtataaattattaattgtataataaaaataataatattatacattgacaCCGGGGGCGCATTTAGAAAATTTGGAATCCGgtgtaataaaatagttttccgCCCCcactgcataaaaaaaaatgaaaaaaataacaatatatgtaaatttattaataaatcgttCAATTGTtgcatattatcatttatatacgaTACCAAGACGtgatattgtttgttttattttattacggttaaataaaaatataataaattatcactcACTATTCACTGCAcgcaagtataaaaataatttaataacatcattcataatatttgaaaagtaGACCGGACCTTGTACCACTGTCGACTCGTACAAAAATCTTACACAATATAtagctttaaatttatttagatgattttgtaacttttttt encodes the following:
- the LOC132926481 gene encoding transmembrane protein 205-like yields the protein MSGTVKSKRGYGHPHHLFKLPAMMTDAVAHKDLAEEKSETTQSPAVHEECGNALTRYIVKTCEKLRENPVYKILFSVQSSHIIMALAVVLVTVLVFPGDSMISSRQTERIKLNRLVKIVHLATFSTHFGIHIWMTFISGVCLYYKLSRHAFGDVQKILFPKYYSTSSLLNAITLVQYSKICVANNIWDRHTFLQLYVLSICFLMELGIRLYVVPPMLRLISAKTAIEKSAGIGKEVGRQDLGPLVNCPHYMTIHRSFRKVHMILGVCNIITMMCNVFHLVHIAT